From the Zymomonas mobilis subsp. pomaceae ATCC 29192 genome, the window GAACAAGATGCCTTGTTTCGGGCTGATGAAGCGATGCATGCCGATGATAAAGCCGAAAAGGAAAAACCCTTTTTCATTCATGGCTTTGTTTTAGCAGTTTTCTGTTTAGGTTTTGGGGCGTTGTTGGCGCTTACCTATCATCTGACGGTCAAGACGATTGCCGAGCGGGGCGTTGAAGATCAGCAGGCCTCTTTGTCGCAGGTTATTCCTGACTCCATTCATGACAATGATATTTCGGCCAACCCGATCCACGTTAAGGATGCTGACGGTCGGGATGTTGAAGTATTCCGCGCTCTAAAAGAGGGGCATGTGACAGGCGTTGCCTATGAGATTTTAGGCAGTGGCTATAGTGGTGAAATCCGGCTGATGATGGGGGTGGATGATCAGGGTAAGATTTTGGGTGTCAGAACCCTTGCCCACAAAGAAACCCCGGGTCTTGGCGATAAAATCGAAGCCACGAAATCCGATTGGATTCTTCGCTTTACCGGTCTTTCTAGCAGCAATCCGCCTGCTGAAAAATGGAAGGTCAAAAAGGACGGAGGTCAATTTGACCAGTTCTCGGGCGCTACCATTACACCTCGCGGTGTGGTAGCGGCGATCCACCGGGGTTTGCAGTTCTTTGCGACTAATAAAAATCGTCTGTTGGAGAATCCTGATGTCAAATGATTATCTCCGCATTGCCAAAGACGGGCTTTGGGATAACAATGGTATCCTAAGCATGTTGCTCGGGCTTTGTCCCACGATGGCGGTGACTACCAGTGCCACTAATGCTTTAGGTATGGGGCTTGCGACCGCTGTTGTTATGGCCGCATCTAATATTCTGGTCTCTTTATTTCGGCATAACATCACGTATGAAGTGCGCGTGCCGGTTTATATTCTGATCGTCGCTGCGATGGTGACCTTGGTCGATATGGTGATGAACGCCTATATGCATCCGATGTATAAGGTGCTTGGCCTGTTTATTCCCTTGATCGTGTCCAACTGTTTGCCGCTGGCCCATTTGGAAGCCTTTGCGGGTAAAAAACCCCCAATAGCTTCTTTGGTCGATGGTCTTTTTGCCGGACTGGGTTTTACGCTGGCGCTGACCGTCATCGGCGGTGTGCGGGAAATAATAGGATCGGGTACCTTGTTTTCTAATGCCGCCTTATTGCTGGGACCAAGCTTCAGTTTCCTTGAATGGCATGTCTTGCCTTCTGATTGCCACATCTTGATGATGGTTCTTCCTCCGGGGGGCTTCCTTATCACAGGGTTAGTCTTGGTCGGTAAAAGAATGATCGACGTGGCTCAAGGTAAAGAAATTGCCATGTCCGGTGCCCATGGGGTTTAAAGGTAAAAACCATGAAAATATCTGTTGTCTATGCCAAACCCGAACGCCAGCTCTGGCTGGAATGTGAGGTCAAAGACGGCGCTACCGTCAAAGAAGGTATCGAGGCTTCCGGTATCTTGGCCCGTTCCCCCGATATTGACCTTAATACCCAAAAGGTCGGCGTCTTTGGTAAGGCTATAAAACTTGATGCCCCCCTTGAAGAAGGTATGCGCATCGAAATCTATCGTCAGGTCACTATCAACCTTAAATCTGTCCCTAGACGAAAAAAAGCCTCTGCCGAATAAATCTCTTCTTTGTTTCAGCTTGTCTCAGGTTGCTTTTATTTTTGAAGAATAACACCCTGAGACAGCGGTTATTTCAATATGATTTATTCTAAGTTGTATTTTCTGACCTTGTTTTAAATTGAGCTGTTGGGTTGCTAAGTCTGACACATAGGCTTTGAATAATACTTCGTGGTTTGCTTTTCCTAAACGCAAAGTGATAAGATTGTTATGGAGAGTGGCTGCGTTTATGGCTACAATATAGGCATTAGGGGTATTGAGCAGTGAACCGCTTTCTGTTCCAACAGGCGCAACGCTAATATCTTTTGCATCTATCCATAATCGGTATGCCTTACCTGTCACAATTGAAGGAACAGCTACTTTTAATTGTCCACCTGCCACTTCAAAAAGGGCTATCCCATAGGCGGAATCATAGGCAATACAGTGGGCTTTTATCACCGAATAAGCCTCTTGTTGTGCGGCTTTTGTATCTAATTTCCCTTTATGTAAAAAAATTTGCCGGTCTGATAAACGGCGTATTTCAAGGTGATCATGGCTGACATAGAGAATAGGTAGCGCCAGTTGATCGCGTAACTGTTCGAGAAAAGGCATGATTTTCTCTCTTGCTTCTTGATCCAATGCAGAGAGGGGTTCATCCATCAATAATAAGCGCGGTTGAGAAAGTAACGCTCGCCCAATAGCGACACGCTGTTTTTCTCCCCCTGAGAGCGCTTGTACCGATCGTTTTAATAACGGAATCAGCCCTAAAAGTTCAGTAACCTCTTCAAATAACAAACCAGAAGAAGGCCTCCGCCCTCCAGTGGCATAGAGCAAATTGCCTATTACATCACGATTAGGGAATAATCGGCTATCCTGAAAAACATATCCGATAGGACGTTGATAAACCGGTAAAAAATGGGTTTTATCCTGCCATATAACACCATCAACCGAACAATAACCTTCTTGAAAATGATGCAATCCTGCAATAGCCCTCAACAGGGTGGTTTTACCACATCCAGACGGACCAGAAAGTGCCGTTACTCCGCGTGCTGACACCGTAAAAGCGACATCTAAATTGAAACTGCCCAATTTTCCCCGAAAGGCAACGTCAATTTTTTTGTCAGTTATAGGGTTAATCACCAAGCATCTCTTATCTTATTGCATGACCGAAATAGCGATCAATTAGATTAACGGCGAGGATAACGATAAAAGCGAACAAGACCATGCCACCTGCCAGAATATTGGCTTCATGCCAATGGGAGGCTTCTACGGCATCATAAATAGCTATCGATAATACTTGTGTTTGACCCGGAATATCGCCCCCGATCATTAAAATAACACCGAATTCTCCCACAGTATGCGCAAAGCCCAAAACGGCACCTGTTATTAATCCTGGGCGAGCTAAGGGAATAGCTACAGTCAAAAAAGCTTTAAATGGTGATGCGCGTAAAGTTGCCGCCGCTTCCATGGGGGCTGTTCCAATGGTTTCAAAGGCGTTGCGAACAGGCTGGACAACAAAAGGGAGCGTATAGATAATAGATCCTAATAAAAGACCACTAAAAGAAAAGGCGAGGGTACGCGCTCCCCATAATTGCGCTAACCAGCCTCCAGGCCCATTTGGTCCTAAAAACAGTAGTAAATAAAAACCGAGTACCGTAGGCGGTAAAACTAAAGGCAAAGCGACAAGCGTATTGATAATTTCGCGCCACCATTTTTTTGTTCGGGCTAACCACCACGCAAGAGGTGTCCCGAATAATAATAAAATGAAGGTTGTAGAAAAGGCTAGTTCAAGAGTTAGCCGAATAGTCGGCCAGAGATCGGAAGTCTCCATCCTGTTTTCTTTTTATTCGGTTTAAAAATGGTAACCATAATGGCTGATGATAGAGCGGCTTTCATCACTTTTTAAAAATGCCATAAAAGCTCGTGCTGCTGCATTATTCTGAGATTTATTTAATAACACAGCATCTTGCCGAATGGGGGTATAAAATTTTTCAGGTACTCGCCATTGCGAACCTTCAGAAACGCCCTTCATCTGAGAAAGAGAGACAAAGCCTAGCTCGGCATTTCCGCTGGAAACGAACTGCCATACT encodes:
- the rsxG gene encoding electron transport complex subunit RsxG; its protein translation is MTEQKDEAEERKEAVEQDALFRADEAMHADDKAEKEKPFFIHGFVLAVFCLGFGALLALTYHLTVKTIAERGVEDQQASLSQVIPDSIHDNDISANPIHVKDADGRDVEVFRALKEGHVTGVAYEILGSGYSGEIRLMMGVDDQGKILGVRTLAHKETPGLGDKIEATKSDWILRFTGLSSSNPPAEKWKVKKDGGQFDQFSGATITPRGVVAAIHRGLQFFATNKNRLLENPDVK
- a CDS encoding electron transport complex subunit E — protein: MSNDYLRIAKDGLWDNNGILSMLLGLCPTMAVTTSATNALGMGLATAVVMAASNILVSLFRHNITYEVRVPVYILIVAAMVTLVDMVMNAYMHPMYKVLGLFIPLIVSNCLPLAHLEAFAGKKPPIASLVDGLFAGLGFTLALTVIGGVREIIGSGTLFSNAALLLGPSFSFLEWHVLPSDCHILMMVLPPGGFLITGLVLVGKRMIDVAQGKEIAMSGAHGV
- a CDS encoding RnfH family protein; translation: MKISVVYAKPERQLWLECEVKDGATVKEGIEASGILARSPDIDLNTQKVGVFGKAIKLDAPLEEGMRIEIYRQVTINLKSVPRRKKASAE
- the modC gene encoding molybdenum ABC transporter ATP-binding protein, translated to MINPITDKKIDVAFRGKLGSFNLDVAFTVSARGVTALSGPSGCGKTTLLRAIAGLHHFQEGYCSVDGVIWQDKTHFLPVYQRPIGYVFQDSRLFPNRDVIGNLLYATGGRRPSSGLLFEEVTELLGLIPLLKRSVQALSGGEKQRVAIGRALLSQPRLLLMDEPLSALDQEAREKIMPFLEQLRDQLALPILYVSHDHLEIRRLSDRQIFLHKGKLDTKAAQQEAYSVIKAHCIAYDSAYGIALFEVAGGQLKVAVPSIVTGKAYRLWIDAKDISVAPVGTESGSLLNTPNAYIVAINAATLHNNLITLRLGKANHEVLFKAYVSDLATQQLNLKQGQKIQLRINHIEITAVSGCYSSKIKAT
- the modB gene encoding molybdate ABC transporter permease subunit, which gives rise to METSDLWPTIRLTLELAFSTTFILLLFGTPLAWWLARTKKWWREIINTLVALPLVLPPTVLGFYLLLFLGPNGPGGWLAQLWGARTLAFSFSGLLLGSIIYTLPFVVQPVRNAFETIGTAPMEAAATLRASPFKAFLTVAIPLARPGLITGAVLGFAHTVGEFGVILMIGGDIPGQTQVLSIAIYDAVEASHWHEANILAGGMVLFAFIVILAVNLIDRYFGHAIR